TGTAATGCTCTCAGTATCTGTATGAAATAAAATTGAGTGAAGCATTGATAAATCTCTTCTTCCTATTCTGTTTCCATCACAGCCTTAATCTAGTAGCAGCTACACTGTCCCATGGCTTTCCTGGAGGTTGGGAACCATACTGCAGTGACAGAGTTCATTTTATTGGGATTAACAGATGACCCAGTCCTCAGAGTTGTACTCTTCACTATCATCCTGTGCATCTACCTGGTGACTGTGATGGGAAACCTCAGCACCATCCTTCTCATCAGAGTCTCGTCCCAGCTCCATCACCCCATGTACTTTTTTCTCAGTCACTTGGCTTCTGTTGACATGGGCCTTTCATCATCTGTCACACCCAATATGCTTCTCAACTTCCTGATTGAGAGAAATACCATTTCCTACCTTGGATGTGGCATTCAGCAGAGCCTGGCTGATTTCTTTGGGTCAGTTGAATGCTTCCTTCTGGCTGCCATGGCTTATGATCGCTTCATGGCAATCTGCAACCCGCTGCTTTATTCCACCAAAATGTCCACAAAAGTCTGTGTCCAGTTGGTTGTAGGATCTTATATAGGGGGTTTCCTTAATGCTTCCCTCATCATGTtttactttttctcctttctcttctgtggACCAAATAGAGTTGATCATTTTTTCTGTGATTTTGCTCCTTTGGTGGAACTCTCCTGTTCTGATGTGAGTGTCTCTGTAATTGTTATCTCATTTTCTGCTGGCTCAGTTACTATGATCACAGTGTTTGTAATAGCTGTCTCCTATTCTTATATTCTCATCACCATCCTGAAGATGCACTCCATTGAGGGCAGACACAAGGCCTTCTCCACCTgcacctcccacctcactgcaGTCACTCTTTATTATGGCACCATTACATTCATTTATGTGATGCCCAAGTCCAGCTTCTCCACAGACCAGAACAAGGTGGTGTCTGTGTTCTATATGGTGATGATCCCCATGTTGAACCCACTTATCTACAGCCTCAGGAATAATGAGATTAAGGGTGCTATCAAGAGACAGCTTGGAAAGAAAATGTCCTGCTAGAGAGTAATCTCATTTTTGGTGAAACCTAATATACTCACAGCAATTATGCAAGACCAATATGACCACGATCTCAAGTTGTAAGACTTCTCCTTACTCTGTTCTCTCTCATGTTCTTTTCCTTCCAGTATATGTGGCTattttgtttaaaacattttacaattttgtttttctttacatttatttacatcccactcacagCTCCTttcccttcactcctcccagttccacccttaaaatttctctccatatttccccctccccttctgctCAAACAAGGGGAGCTCCTTGGTATACAACCCCACCCTGAGACATCTAGCCCCAGCAGGGCTAGGCATATTCTCTCCTAAGGACACTCTAACAGACAGTACAGGTAGGAAGAAGTGGATCCTGTAGTagagaaaatatcctgagtcagCTGCTTCTCTACTTGTTAGGAGACTTAAAGGAAGTCCAAGCTGCCCGTTGTGTTTAGGTTCAGCTCCTgaatgctccctggttggtggcccaggcttTGTGAGCCCTCATGGTCCCATGTTAATTAACTCTGTGTGTCTTCTTGTGGTTCCTTTAACCCACAACTTGCTCACTTCTATCCTCCATATTTCTACAAGTCTGCCCAGAACCTGTCTGAGGTTTGTCCATGGCtatctgcatttgtctctgtCCACAGCTGGATGAACCCCTCAGGATGAAGTTGTGGTTTCCTTTCTTCAAACATAGTATAGTATCATTAAAgatgtcaggggttggctctttcTCATATGTTTGGTCTCAAGTTGTGGCAGTTATTGGTCGGATGttccctcagtccctgctctgtctttattcctgcacatcttgtaTGCAAAACAAATTTTGGATTGAATGTTTTGTGTGTGGAATGATGATCCCTTTCTACTCTTGAAGTCCTGCTGCTTAAGTCACTGTATCCTCCTCTGGTAGGCATCTCTGCTAAGGTCATCCACATAAACTCTAGGTATGCTTTCCATTCCTAGATCTACAGCTAGTCACCATAGATGCCCCATtccccactgatttttttttaattctcactcCTAGCTCTCTCTATTGTCCCCCTCTCTGAAAACCTAATCACTATCCCCATTCACCTCCTCACCTGTTTCCTAAGGATTCCCTCTCTACATCCACATTTGATGGCGATTTAGTTTTCCCTTCCAAGTGAGATTCAtacatcctcacttggacctccttattacccagtttcttgGAGTCTGGGGATTCTAGCATGGTTGTCCAGCACTTTATGTCTAATGTCCACTAATAGGTGAGTACATCCTATATgtgtctttctggctctgggttatctcactcaggatgatattcacAAGTTCCACTCAATTGCTTGCAAAACTCAATGTCTTTGTTTTGAAGAGCTGACTAATATTCCATTGcacagatgtaccacattttctttatcaatccTTTAGTGGAGAGAGATCTAatatgtttccagtttctggcttttataaataaagcttcTGTGAA
This Mus musculus strain C57BL/6J chromosome 7, GRCm38.p6 C57BL/6J DNA region includes the following protein-coding sequences:
- the Olfr497 gene encoding olfactory receptor 497, encoding MAFLEVGNHTAVTEFILLGLTDDPVLRVVLFTIILCIYLVTVMGNLSTILLIRVSSQLHHPMYFFLSHLASVDMGLSSSVTPNMLLNFLIERNTISYLGCGIQQSLADFFGSVECFLLAAMAYDRFMAICNPLLYSTKMSTKVCVQLVVGSYIGGFLNASLIMFYFFSFLFCGPNRVDHFFCDFAPLVELSCSDVSVSVIVISFSAGSVTMITVFVIAVSYSYILITILKMHSIEGRHKAFSTCTSHLTAVTLYYGTITFIYVMPKSSFSTDQNKVVSVFYMVMIPMLNPLIYSLRNNEIKGAIKRQLGKKMSC